AAACTTtagttccaaaaaatattttttttgtgtttaaagATTGGTACCAAATATGGTACTTTTATTGGTACCCACCAAATTTTGTTGGTATTAGCAGGTATtgattcatgtaaaatcaaacaGTGTCATATTTCAATACCGTTGTTGCAAATGACGTCACGTTCAGTTggcggctcaaacacttggcaagGAAACAagcaggtaatgttgcaatttttaattcCAATAAAGAAACTATGTTTACGTCAacgatataatacttgcaaatcagACTCAGAAGTGCCAGTCAACAAGATATAACTACTGAACAGCAAGTTGTCATTATCAACTCactgtttaatgttaaaaaaaacaacaacatatttttCAATATtgaaaaattattatttattaacacaAACACACGTAAAAGTTCTGAACATTCGTACTGCTCAGTACCTTTGGGAATCAGTACGGTAttagttcaaatgtgaaaggtgccCATCTCTACTCTAGTTGTTTTACGCCGATTTCATGTCTCCTGCCatgcaattttttaaattttaatttcctAAAACTTACATTTGTTTTGCAGTTGGTAAAATATATTTTCAGATCcaaaaacgtttttgtttttgtaattttgtttatatataAACTAGCACATGAGTACTGTGTCACATCTTAATCATTGTAATTCTTATCTGAATGACTCTGCTAAATTTTCTCTTAGTTGTACTTTTGTAACTTTGACAATTTGTACAAACAAACTCAAATTCAGATAAAGGCTTAAAAGGACTCTTTCAGATAAACACCTCCAATAGTCTGCAGCTGAGTTCGTAAACTATTTAACAAAATATGTTAGATATGTGTCTTTTATCTGAGCTCAGGTTTCCTAAGGTATCTCCAgcgttttttttctgtttctggtTACACTGTTGCTGTTGTTAGAAATACAATATTTATATCCATGTCCAGCATAGCCAGGGATAAAGTATCATTAGTATTTACAGCCTGGAAACCTCTGTTTGCATTGTCTTTCAAGGTTACTCAAGCCCGCACTAGGACGAGGGGGAATGTAGCACCTGTCAACCCAGAGCCTCCACCTGACCGGCGTTCGGTAGGCGTACAACCAAAACGGAAGGTTTCAGCCACAATAAAAGACCGCCTGACAAATTTTATCACACCTACTGTTGAGCTAAAGCAGGACACAAGGCATCATTCCACTGGATCAAAGAAAAGCCCTTTTGCACGTCCTCAGAAGACAGCCCTCATTTCATCTGCAGGCCAGAAAAGCCAGAATGGCTTAGTTGTGAAATCTGTACAAGGAATAAAAGGTAATGAGAAGGTAGAAGGAAATGATCTTAGCAAGTCAGTGGTGCTGGGTTTAACGTCTTCTTCAGGCAAGATTCAACTAGCTGAAGACACCAGAGATAAAGTAGACAAAGCCTCCAATGTTTGTGTGTCGAAGGGAAAGAAGACCGAGTCTAGTTTAAAGCCTAATACTGAAATACAGACTAATGAACCGACTAAAACTGAGACTGCTGCCCCATGTTCTAGAGAACATCCAAACTCACATGAACAGCAACCCGAAGGCTTCCAAGAAATCTCCAAACCTGTGACCAGAATCGCATCTGTCGCAGAGATTTTAAGAGCCCAAATTAGGGCGCTGGAGTTGGAGCTAGCAAGTCTGACAAATGCTGACCCTGCTGATTCGGTCAGACATCCTGCAGTTGAAGACCAAAACATAACAGATTATGGCAGCAAATGTGAATCTCAAGTTAATACGTTAGAACCAGAAAGCCTTCTAGAAAGTATTATGGGTAGAACATCTCTGAGAGAACATTTTATAAAACCAAATAATGACACCAAGAGTAACACTCAAGATGCAATTTCGACCAGTTTTCAAAAAGATCCTAGTCCGTCTGTCCCCGCCCTGCTTGACAAAGAAGACAATCAAGGTTTCTTGAACATGCCCCATGTAGGTTATTTACCTTCTATTCCAATAAATCTTAAAGAGGAGGCAACCCAAAAACCTGCATTAAGAGCCACAGATGATGGGAATGAAGAGAAAGATATGGGGCTCAATAGAAAGATAATCACAGAAATTAAACTCACCAATGAAACTCGACACTTTTCCCAAACAGTTGTGGATCAAGAAAAAATAGAAGATCCTAATCCAACCATTTGTTCACAAAGGGTGCAGATGTTTGCCGATAAATGTGTCCTTGATACAGtcacacaagaaaaactttgtcCCCAAAAAAGCCAGTCACTGGTTAAAGACGTTCTTGGTAGTGCGCTTGTACGCAATGCAAATCCTGAAGCCAGTATGGTATTGAGGAAACGAGACTGTGACTCTCCTTCGCCTGCTGCCACCCCACAAGAGCAAGCTAAAGGGGCCCGCCGCAAAATCCTTACCTCTAAGGCCTCGCTAGCAGAGCGCAAAGAGACTAATTTACCACCTGATCACCAACCTGAGAAACAAGAGATGACTCTGCCAGACAACGTTTCCACAATCCTGTCGTCTCCAGACTCTGCGGGGCAGTCACCTCTTCTCCAACCCAAAGACGAGAGGATTTCTCCTGAGAAGAAGTTGCCACTGCTGTCTCTGCCAGACAGCAACGTCTCCACAAGTCCTGTGACTATATTGTCGTCTCCAGACTCTGCGCAACAGTCACCTCTTCTACAACCCAAAGACGAGAGGACTTCTCCTGTAGAGAAGAAGTCGCCACTGTTGTCTTTCCCAGACAGCAACGTTTCCGCAAGTCCTGCGACTATCTTGTCGTCTCCAGACTCTGCGCAACAGTCACCTCTTCTACAACCCAAAGATGAGAGGACTTCTCCTGTAGAGAAAAAGTCACCACTGCTGTCTTTGCCAGACAGCAACGTTTCCACAAGTCCTGTGACAAACCTGTCATCTCCAGACTCTGCGGGGCAGTCACCTCTTCTACAACCCAAAGACGAGAGGACTTCTAATGTGGAGAAGAAGTCACCACTGCTGTCGTTCCCAGACAGCAACGTTTCCGCAGGTCAGGTGACTATACTGTCGTCTTTTGACTCTGCGCAACAGTCACGTCTTCTACAACCCAAAGATGAGAGGACTTCTGTAGAGAAAAGGTCACCACTGCTGTCTTTGCCAGACAGCAACGTTTCCACAAGTCCTGTGACTATCCTGTCGTCTCTAGACTCTGCGCAACAGTCACCTCTTCTACAACCCAAAGATGAGAGGACTTCTGTAGAGAAAAGGTCACCACTGCTGTCTTTGCCAGACAACAACGTTTCCACAAGTCCTGTGACTATCCTGTCATCTCCAGACTCTGCGCAAGAGTCACCTCTTCTACAACCCAAAGATGAGAGGACTTCTCCTGTAGAGAAAAAGTCGCCACTGCTGTCTCTGCCAGACAGCAACGTTTCTACAAGTCCTGTGACAAACCTGTCATCTCCAGACTCTGCAGGGCAGTCACCTCTTCTACAACCCAAAGGCGAGAGGACTTCTCCTGTAGCGAAAAAGTCGCCACTGCTGTCTTTCCCAGACAACGTTTCCACAAGTCCTGTGACTATCCTGTTGTTCCCAGACTCTGCGCAAAAGTCACCCCTTCTACAAGCCAAAGACGAGAGGACTTCTTCTGTAGAGAAGTCCCCACTGCTGTCTTTGCCAGACAGCAACGTTTACACAAGTCCTGTGACTATCTTGTCGTCTCCAGACTCTGCGGAGCAGTCACCTCTTCTACAAACCAAAGACGAGAGGACTTCTTCTGTAAAGAAGTCCCCACTGCTGTCTTTGCCAGACAGCAACGTTTCCACAAGTCCTGTGACTATTCTGTCGTCTCTTGAATCTGCGCAACAGTCACCTCTTCTACAAGCCAAAAATGAGAAGACTTCTCCTGTAGAGAAGTCGTCACTTATGTCTTTGCCAGACAGCAACGTTTCCAGAAGTCCTGTGACAATCCTTACATCTCCAAACTCTGCGCTACAGTCACCTCTTGAACAGCCCAAAGTTGAGCAGACTTATCCTTTAGAGAAGAAGTCGCCACTGCTGGCTAGGAAGAAGATGACTACGGCATTGAGCCAAACATCCAATGAGGAACTCCAATGTGACAAAAGTGAGAAGCCCAAACCTGACCCATGCAaaggtaaaataaaaaacatttacaaaaggtGCATATACAAATATTTTGAATCTGTTTTATGGTGGCATGGTGGAGGAGTGGTTAGCAGTTGCTTTATGATTTTTATCCAAGTGTTCTGGTTCCCAAATTAACTAAAAAGTTAAAACAATTTGAGATTATTTTCCGGTGACCTTCCTCTAACAAGTTCTGGATTCCCAGACAGTAACTGCACACCATGAGATGCGTTCATGCAGAAAGCAGATTTAATTGTACGTGTGACGAATAAATATCCTCTAAAAAGACAACctttagaacttatcacaatacCGACTGTTTGCTCAAATCATCACAGAGTCATGTTAAATATCTTCATAGCCTCATTTCTACCAGGTAGTATGGTTTAGTTTCTACCTAATGCAATTTTTGGGGGCGTTTCCATTGTAAAAGATTACAACCAAAACTACCATATTAATATTGGTCTTGGACATGTTTGCCAACATGTCCTAAAATACTGTATCACCGTTACTTTCATGCCCTGTGAGGAggtagggacttgtccagggtgtaccccgccttccgcctgaatgcagctgagataggctccagcaccccccgccagcccaaatgggacaagctttagaaaatggatggatggatggatggatgctacttTCATGACTTAGTAGGTTGTTTTAGGTTGTTTGGTTTATTTCTGTTTGACAAGCTATTACACAATACGTAATAATGAGCACAATGCATCCATGTTGAGCACTCCTGCATGTGCTCGTGCCAGGGCACTCCTCTTCCATGCATTCTGGTTCCAGATGAGAATGTTGTGTTTGAACCTGGATCGATGCGTTCACACTTGCCAAACAAACCTTACTTTTAGGTGTATAGCCAAGCGTGGGTGCGCTCTTACACACTGTCCTGCAGCTGCGATGTTAAACGTGAACCTAGTTGAAACTCAATCCAGATCAGGCAGGCCCTCCATTTTATACAAGTTTAACCAATGCAAGCAAAATAATACGTGGCCTTACAACTTCCCCGCATACTTTGGCTAATCAATGTCATTATAGCCAATCAAATTTGTCTCTGAGCCCGAAACTCATGTTTGTGTC
Above is a genomic segment from Nerophis ophidion isolate RoL-2023_Sa linkage group LG02, RoL_Noph_v1.0, whole genome shotgun sequence containing:
- the alpk3b gene encoding alpha-protein kinase 3 isoform X2; protein product: MISQLTEDQQPSFPTTLRSRAVSENSNVKFYCVVTGYPIPQVTWYKDDKQLDRLCGLPKYEIFRNGQNHSLHIYNCTVDDAAIYQASASNSKGIVSCAGVLEVGVMGEFEIHQRYFAKLKQKAENRSKEADGKENQEPLRTVSPERWQRKRRSTMEAFLSTPSSTEDEGSNEEGGQSVTLESEVRLEGHTEGLVEEKTRPVISSKTNGQVNQENGSVGGKSPFVKKKIRISSSSNMERAERTSEEEMEVESYIPPILSDKAERGKYPSNGSSEDLVRPPLELSEGSVRKEKASDIKAKEKVSEKKTQSPHMTSRLKSAPPSRVMEDLRRTKKVPIMAVKADTSTHADHGSVHLVSPSQTALTGKPPQKTAAQSPKKETKLSPGNASVPSEVTQARTRTRGNVAPVNPEPPPDRRSVGVQPKRKVSATIKDRLTNFITPTVELKQDTRHHSTGSKKSPFARPQKTALISSAGQKSQNGLVVKSVQGIKGNEKVEGNDLSKSVVLGLTSSSGKIQLAEDTRDKVDKASNVCVSKGKKTESSLKPNTEIQTNEPTKTETAAPCSREHPNSHEQQPEGFQEISKPVTRIASVAEILRAQIRALELELASLTNADPADSVRHPAVEDQNITDYGSKCESQVNTLEPESLLESIMGRTSLREHFIKPNNDTKSNTQDAISTSFQKDPSPSVPALLDKEDNQGFLNMPHVGYLPSIPINLKEEATQKPALRATDDGNEEKDMGLNRKIITEIKLTNETRHFSQTVVDQEKIEDPNPTICSQRVQMFADKCVLDTVTQEKLCPQKSQSLVKDVLGSALVRNANPEASMVLRKRDCDSPSPAATPQEQAKGARRKILTSKASLAERKETNLPPDHQPEKQEMTLPDNVSTILSSPDSAGQSPLLQPKDERISPEKKLPLLSLPDSNVSTSPVTILSSPDSAQQSPLLQPKDERTSPVEKKSPLLSFPDSNVSASPATILSSPDSAQQSPLLQPKDERTSPVEKKSPLLSLPDSNVSTSPVTNLSSPDSAGQSPLLQPKDERTSNVEKKSPLLSFPDSNVSAGQVTILSSFDSAQQSRLLQPKDERTSVEKRSPLLSLPDSNVSTSPVTILSSLDSAQQSPLLQPKDERTSVEKRSPLLSLPDNNVSTSPVTILSSPDSAQESPLLQPKDERTSPVEKKSPLLSLPDSNVSTSPVTNLSSPDSAGQSPLLQPKGERTSPVAKKSPLLSFPDNVSTSPVTILLFPDSAQKSPLLQAKDERTSSVEKSPLLSLPDSNVYTSPVTILSSPDSAEQSPLLQTKDERTSSVKKSPLLSLPDSNVSTSPVTILSSLESAQQSPLLQAKNEKTSPVEKSSLMSLPDSNVSRSPVTILTSPNSALQSPLEQPKVEQTYPLEKKSPLLARKKMTTALSQTSNEELQCDKSEKPKPDPCKAPQVIRKIRSERFADASGHLKLWCQFFNILSDSTITWHKNQAEIARIKRNEADESQVNLAVVQVSSKDSGVYKCTIANDYGSDSTDFLLGPDILPGISLREDPGIGEEIEMTPQVFSKGVADCGNWGSKFFGRVMVQKPCISEGCTHKVWRAKVIYGLEPLFESGNTCIIKTSPHVAYGGREDHSLIDRNMDLVKLECKIQNLAREYCKIFSAEARVIENFGPLLEVIPVHLMYRPANTIPYATAEADLTGVYQKYVFLDDTGRMERKTASEVELKCCALQHWLFQWTNGNLLITRLEGVDAKLTNIGMAVRSTGHQGLAIEGKPRVFEHFVSRHQCNYFCGLLTLRSLKLLDSLSAPPAKPKGSRSPLLQRKSQAPGSCSPQGGRKAGSSPLLPRKAEQDERKTPTGQKVADAAETQS
- the alpk3b gene encoding alpha-protein kinase 3 isoform X1, with product MSSRRTTARSLSANGIPNHGNGSNESSRPGSCSYITNVRPENRSTLFNMISQLTEDQQPSFPTTLRSRAVSENSNVKFYCVVTGYPIPQVTWYKDDKQLDRLCGLPKYEIFRNGQNHSLHIYNCTVDDAAIYQASASNSKGIVSCAGVLEVGVMGEFEIHQRYFAKLKQKAENRSKEADGKENQEPLRTVSPERWQRKRRSTMEAFLSTPSSTEDEGSNEEGGQSVTLESEVRLEGHTEGLVEEKTRPVISSKTNGQVNQENGSVGGKSPFVKKKIRISSSSNMERAERTSEEEMEVESYIPPILSDKAERGKYPSNGSSEDLVRPPLELSEGSVRKEKASDIKAKEKVSEKKTQSPHMTSRLKSAPPSRVMEDLRRTKKVPIMAVKADTSTHADHGSVHLVSPSQTALTGKPPQKTAAQSPKKETKLSPGNASVPSEVTQARTRTRGNVAPVNPEPPPDRRSVGVQPKRKVSATIKDRLTNFITPTVELKQDTRHHSTGSKKSPFARPQKTALISSAGQKSQNGLVVKSVQGIKGNEKVEGNDLSKSVVLGLTSSSGKIQLAEDTRDKVDKASNVCVSKGKKTESSLKPNTEIQTNEPTKTETAAPCSREHPNSHEQQPEGFQEISKPVTRIASVAEILRAQIRALELELASLTNADPADSVRHPAVEDQNITDYGSKCESQVNTLEPESLLESIMGRTSLREHFIKPNNDTKSNTQDAISTSFQKDPSPSVPALLDKEDNQGFLNMPHVGYLPSIPINLKEEATQKPALRATDDGNEEKDMGLNRKIITEIKLTNETRHFSQTVVDQEKIEDPNPTICSQRVQMFADKCVLDTVTQEKLCPQKSQSLVKDVLGSALVRNANPEASMVLRKRDCDSPSPAATPQEQAKGARRKILTSKASLAERKETNLPPDHQPEKQEMTLPDNVSTILSSPDSAGQSPLLQPKDERISPEKKLPLLSLPDSNVSTSPVTILSSPDSAQQSPLLQPKDERTSPVEKKSPLLSFPDSNVSASPATILSSPDSAQQSPLLQPKDERTSPVEKKSPLLSLPDSNVSTSPVTNLSSPDSAGQSPLLQPKDERTSNVEKKSPLLSFPDSNVSAGQVTILSSFDSAQQSRLLQPKDERTSVEKRSPLLSLPDSNVSTSPVTILSSLDSAQQSPLLQPKDERTSVEKRSPLLSLPDNNVSTSPVTILSSPDSAQESPLLQPKDERTSPVEKKSPLLSLPDSNVSTSPVTNLSSPDSAGQSPLLQPKGERTSPVAKKSPLLSFPDNVSTSPVTILLFPDSAQKSPLLQAKDERTSSVEKSPLLSLPDSNVYTSPVTILSSPDSAEQSPLLQTKDERTSSVKKSPLLSLPDSNVSTSPVTILSSLESAQQSPLLQAKNEKTSPVEKSSLMSLPDSNVSRSPVTILTSPNSALQSPLEQPKVEQTYPLEKKSPLLARKKMTTALSQTSNEELQCDKSEKPKPDPCKAPQVIRKIRSERFADASGHLKLWCQFFNILSDSTITWHKNQAEIARIKRNEADESQVNLAVVQVSSKDSGVYKCTIANDYGSDSTDFLLGPDILPGISLREDPGIGEEIEMTPQVFSKGVADCGNWGSKFFGRVMVQKPCISEGCTHKVWRAKVIYGLEPLFESGNTCIIKTSPHVAYGGREDHSLIDRNMDLVKLECKIQNLAREYCKIFSAEARVIENFGPLLEVIPVHLMYRPANTIPYATAEADLTGVYQKYVFLDDTGRMERKTASEVELKCCALQHWLFQWTNGNLLITRLEGVDAKLTNIGMAVRSTGHQGLAIEGKPRVFEHFVSRHQCNYFCGLLTLRSLKLLDSLSAPPAKPKGSRSPLLQRKSQAPGSCSPQGGRKAGSSPLLPRKAEQDERKTPTGQKVADAAETQS